One window from the genome of Populus alba chromosome 15, ASM523922v2, whole genome shotgun sequence encodes:
- the LOC118058639 gene encoding uncharacterized protein: protein MAMSTETAMAIKSYQNQAEALVKNYLLADPFIPYTSVLGGIFACKVAYDLTQLISTFYIKTYNGLTKIQRIEWNNRGMSTIHAVFITAMSLYFVFWSDLFSDHQHTGIVTLRSSQFSIVGLGVSVGYFFADLGMIFLYYPTLGGKEYVIHHSLSTIAVAYSMLSGEMQLYTYMCLISEVTTPEINMRWYLDTAGHKRSAAYLINGLAIFLAWLMARILLFLYMFHHIYLHYDQVIQMSLFGCFLVFLVPAVLFIMNLMWFGKIIKGLKKTLAKRQIEG from the exons ATGGCTATGTCTACAGAGACAGCTATGGCTATCAAGTCTTACCAAAATCAGGCTGAGGCATTAGTTAAGAATTACTTATTAGCAGATCCTTTCATTCCTTACACTTCCGTCCTTGGTGGCATTTTTGCTTGCAAAGTG GCCTATGATCTCACTCAATTAATCAGCACTTTTTACATCAAAACTTATAATGGTCTTACAAAAATTCAACGAATTGAGTGGAACAATCG AGGTATGTCTACAATTCATGCTGTTTTCATCACGGCTATGTCACTGTACTTTGTCTTCTGGTCAGATCTCTTTTCTGACCATCAGCATACTGGCATTGTTACATTAAGAAGTTCACAATTCTCCATTGTTGGACTTGGG GTTTCTGTTGGGTACTTCTTTGCGGACCttggaatgatttttttgtacTATCCTACTTTGGGTGGAAAGGAGTAT GTTATCCATCATTCTCTTTCTACAATTGCAGTAGCATATTCTATGTTGTCTGGAGAAATGCAGCTTTATACATACATGTGCCTGATCTCCGAAGTGACAACTCCAGAGATTAATATGAGATG GTATCTTGATACAGCTGGTCATAAGAGGTCTGCTGCGTATCTTATTAATGGTCTAGCAATCTTTCTTGCTTGGCTG ATGGCAAGAATCCTGCTGTTTCTTTACATGTTTCACCACATCTACTTGCACTATGATCAG GTTATCCAGATGAGCCTCTTTGGCTGTTTTCTGGTCTTTTTGGTTCCAGCAGTACTATTTATCATGAACTTGATGTGGTTTGGGAAGATCATAAAGGGATTGAAGAAAACCTTGGCAAAAAGACA GATAGAGGgctaa
- the LOC118058635 gene encoding probable aspartyl protease At4g16563 translates to MAIALNKTTTFLFFLLVNSLVSYSIQSLASPRNPNSLILGLTLASRASFPTYPKASTSSRKIVSIDVLGAKKPSREVRDGYLISLNIGTPPQVIQVLMDTGSDLTWVPCGNLSFDCMECDDYRNNDQLMATFSPSYSSSSYRGSCASPFCIDIHGSDNPLDPCTVAGCSLSTLVKATCSRPCPSFAYTYGAGGVVAGILTRDTLRVNGSSPGVAKEIPKFCFGCVGSAYREPMGIAGFGRGTLSMASQLGFLQKGFSHCFLAFKYANNPNISSPLVVGDIALTSKDDMQFTPMLNSPMYPNFYYVGLEAITVGNVSATEVPSSLREFDSLGNGGLKIDSGTTYTHLPEPFYSQVLSILQSTILNYPRDTGMEMQTGFDLCYKVPRPNNNTLASDDLLPSITFHFLNNVSLVLPQGNHFYPVSAPSNAAVVKCLMFQRMDDGDDGPAGVFGSFQQQNVEVVYDLEKERIGFQPMDCASAASSQGLHKT, encoded by the coding sequence ATGGCCATAGCACTCAACAAAACCACcacgtttcttttctttctcctcgTCAATAGTCTAGTGTCCTATTCAATCCAGTCCCTAGCAAGTCCAAGAAACCCTAATTCACTCATTCTTGGTCTTACCCTAGCTTCTAGGGCTTCCTTTCCAACTTATCCAAAAGCTTCCACTTCTTCAAGAAAGATTGTCTCAATAGATGTTTTGGGCGCGAAGAAGCCTTCAAGGGAAGTTAGAGATGGGTACTTGATATCTCTAAATATAGGCACACCCCCACAAGTCATTCAAGTGCTCATGGATACTGGTAGTGACCTTACTTGGGTTCCTTGTGGaaacctttcttttgattgCATGGAATGTGATGATTATAGAAACAATGATCAGTTGATGGCTACTTTCTCTCCTTCCTATTCTTCATCGTCATATAGGGGCTCTTGTGCTAGTCCCTTCTGCATTGATATTCACGGCTCTGATAACCCTTTGGATCCATGCACTGTGGCTGGATGCTCATTGAGCACCCTTGTTAAAGCCACATGTTCGAGGCCATGCCCTTCATTTGCTTACACATACGGTGCAGGAGGGGTGGTCGCTGGGATACTGACTAGGGATACACTTAGGGTTAATGGAAGTAGTCCTGGTGTCGCTAAAGAAATTCCAAAATTCTGTTTTGGTTGTGTAGGGTCTGCATATAGGGAGCCTATGGGGATTGCAGGGTTTGGTAGGGGTACACTTTCTATGGCTTCACAGCTAGGGTTTCTTCAGAAGGGCTTCTCACATTGCTTCTTGGCCTTCAAATATGCAAACAACCCTAATATTTCAAGCCCATTAGTTGTAGGAGATATTGCCCTTACTTCTAAAGATGATATGCAATTCACTCCGATGTTGAATAGCCCTATGTACCCTAATTTCTACTACGTTGGTCTAGAGGCCATTACTGTTGGCAATGTTAGTGCAACTGAAGTGCCTTCAAGCTTGAGGGAGTTTGATTCACTGGGTAATGGGGGCTTGAAGATTGACTCAGGAACCACTTATACTCACCTACCTGAACCGTTCTATTCTCAGGTTCTCTCTATTCTTCAAtcaacaatattaaattatcctAGAGACACTGGCATGGAGATGCAAACCGGGTTTGATCTTTGCTATAAGGTCCCACGTCCAAACAACAACACTCTCGCGTCAGATGATCTCCTTCCTTCAATCACTTTCCATTTCTTGAACAATGTGAGTCTAGTTTTGCCCCAAGGAAATCACTTCTATCCCGTGAGTGCACCAAGTAACGCTGCTGTGGTCAAATGCCTCATGTTCCAACGCatggatgatggtgatgatggacCAGCTGGGGTGTTTGGGAGCTTCCAGCAACAAAACGTGGAGGTCGTCTATGacttagagaaagagagaattgGGTTTCAACCAATGGACTGTGCTTCAGCTGCATCTTCTCAAGGACTTCACAAGACCTAA
- the LOC118062781 gene encoding cyclin-U4-1, translated as MAELAETAVMPKVITFLSSLLQRVAESNDSSHQLYPLKASIFHCLSRPTISIQNYLERIFKYSNCSPSCFVVAYVYLDRFSQRQSCFPLNSFNVHRLLITSVLVSVKFMDDIYYNNAFYAKVGGISTREMNVLEVDFLFGLGFQLNVTPATFHLYCSHLQRDMSIQSPLQIVFRMNPLLLQ; from the exons ATGGCAGAATTAGCAGAGACTGCAGTGATGCCTAAGGTCATAActttcctctcttctcttcttcaacgaGTAGCAGAATCTAATGATAGTAGCCATCAGTTATACCCCCTGAAAGCCTCAATCTTTCATTGCCTATCCAGACCTACTATATCCATTCAAAACTATCTTGAGAGAATCTTCAAGTATTCAAATTGTAGCCCCTCTTGTTTTGTTGTTGCTTATGTGTATCTTGATCGGTTTTCTCAGAGACAATCCTGTTTTCCTCTCAATTCTTTCAATGTGCATAGATTGCTCATCACAAGTGTCTTGGTCTCTGTCAAGTTCATGGATGATAT ATATTACAACAACGCATTCTATGCTAAAGTTGGAGGAATCAGCACAAGAGAGATGAATGTTCTTGAAgtggattttttatttggtctgGGCTTCCAGTTGAATGTGACACCAGCCACATTCCACCTCTATTGCTCTCACCTTCAGAGAGACATGTCGATTCAGTCTCCTCTGCAAATAGTATTTAGGATGAATCCATTGCTGCTTCAATGA
- the LOC118062783 gene encoding uncharacterized protein: MTMLKKLPEEVLNLWNNWEIQGMVLLSLLLQTILIVFGPLRKTNARSWIRILVWSAYLSADVVATVALGNLARSQGDSLGDSLEKANNSIQAFWAPFLLLHLGGPDTITAYSIEDNELWLRHLLGLVFQVGVAFYVFSRSWGSGILSFIAIPMFVVGIAKYAERTWVLWSSCSKSLKNSSLLNFWLSYHGSIISKTPPQDLQENYLLQAYVFSNISKFMMQDHVPGIDSLIRSRELISKNEADGAFKVVEAELGLIYDMLYTKAPLIYSRAGIILRCISSLLSVTAFITFQVKIDKHDYSTTDIAITYLLFATAVFLEFYAFLCLSLSDWTMIWLIDKGGNGLTGAIYSLIRKLTRSERWSRSISQYNSSKESEPPECLGLLGVDEMMRQLHVNQKDLNGDLQGLIFKRLREKSQKIKEDLNVFDKNVRSKIIGKRGDGVLEREGLLRDYKWCTTEVEFSRSILVWHFTTEFCYLLDKDGSNVSTEYERSRCLSEYMMYLLVIRPNMLSKGFGDDEAYQATLRELRSTIYHGHDDDDGFEHTLRVLRGLKHRDVDDKEYQRTLRDWRNNESHGYDDRRFQGLWKIEKSVLRGVDRLTRQLLSLGPEKRQEMINEVWVEMVVYAAAHCPWKEHTQQLRRGGELLTHVSLLMLHLGLSEQYEYKEPDRLSPLTEEELQEYTQAKKKYFGVITTMSGLSPNEELEKLKKIVADKDQVLEHQQRELEHKNRELEQLRSSLTASAP, from the exons ATGACAATGCTTAAAAAATTGCCTGAAGAAGTCTTAAATTTATGGAACAATTGGGAGATTCAAGGAATGGTTTTGCTTAGTCTCTTACTACAAACCATCCTCATCGTATTTGGTCCTCTACGAAAGACCAATGCCAGAAGCTGGATCAGGATTCTTGTTTGGTCTGCATACCTATCAGCAGACGTGGTGGCAACTGTTGCACTGGGTAATCTAGCCAGGAGCCAAGGAGATTCATTAGGTGACAGTTTAGAGAAAGCAAACAATTCCATCCAGGCATTTTGGGCACCTTTTCTACTCCTGCACCTTGGTGGCCCAGACACAATCACTGCATACTCAATTGAAGATAACGAGTTGTGGTTAAGGCATTTACTTGGTCTTGTATTCCAAGTCGGAGTGGCTTTTTATGTCTTCTCAAGGTCCTGGGGTAGCGGTATCCTCTCATTCATAGCAATCCCAATGTTCGTTGTTGGCATTGCAAAGTACGCAGAGAGGACTTGGGTGCTCTGGTCTTCATGCTCCAAGAGTTTGAAAAACTCTTCTCTCTTAAATTTTTGGCTTTCTTATCATGGCTCGATAATATCAAAAACTCCTCCACAAGACCTCCAGGAAAATTATCTTCTTCAAGCTtatgttttttctaatatatccAAGTTCATGATGCAGGATCATGTCCCTGGCATTGATTCACTAATAAGAAGCAGGGAGCTAATTTCCAAGAATGAAGCAGACGGTGCCTTCAAGGTGGTAGAGGCTGAGCTTGGATTGATATATGATATGCTTTATACTAAAGCGCCTCTGATTTACTCCCGTGCCGGAATCATTCTTCGCTGTATCAGCTCTCTGCTCTCTGTTACTGCGTTTATTACCTTCCAGGTCAAGATTGACAAGCATGACTACTCAACGACCGACATTGCAATTACATATTTATTGTTTGCGACCGCAGTTTTTCTCgagttttatgcttttttatgcCTTTCTTTGTCTGACTGGACAATGATTTGGCTGATTGATAAAGGAGGGAACGGCCTGACTGGTGCAATTTATTCTCTGATAAGGAAGTTAACTAGAAGCGAGAGGTGGTCGAGATCCATATCACAGTATAACTCTTCTAAAGAAAGCGAGCCACCTGAATGCTTGGGATTGCTGGGAGTTGATGAAATGATGAGGCAGCTGCATGTGAATCAGAAAGATTTGAATGGTGATCTACAGGGTCTCATTTTCAAACGTCTTCGAGAGAAATCTCAGAAGATTAAGGAAGATTTAAATGTCTTTGATAAAAATGTCAGAAGTAAAATAATTGGTAAGAGGGGAGATGGTGTGCTAGAAAGAGAGGGACTGTTAAGGGACTACAAGTGGTGCACAACTGAAGTAGAATTCAGTCGGAGCATTCTTGTCTGGCATTTCACAACAGAGTTTTGTTATCTTCTTGATAAAGATGGAAGCAATGTCTCCACAGAATATGAAAGAAGCAGATGCCTATCTGAATACATGATGTATCTTTTGGTGATAAGACCAAATATGCTCTCTAAAGGATTCGGTGATGATGAGGCATATCAAGCAACCTTGCGAGAATTGCGGAGTACAATATATCATGgtcatgatgatgatgatggattTGAACATACCTTGCGAGTCTTGCGGGGTCTAAAACATCGTGATGTTGATGATAAGGAATATCAACGTACCTTACGAGACTGGCGCAACAATGAATCACATGGTTATGATGATAGACGGTTTCAAGGTCTCTGGAAAATAGAAAAGTCAGTGTTACGTGGTGTGGATAGGCTCACCAGACAATTGCTTTCACTGGGACCTGAGAAGCGACAGGAGATGATAAATGAAGTTTGGGTAGAAATGGTTGTTTATGCAGCAGCTCACTGTCCATGGAAAGAACATACTCAACAACTGAGAAGAGGTGGAGAGTTACTCACTCATGTCTCCCTTCTCATGCTACATCTTGGCTTGAGCGAACAGTACGAATATAAAGAACCAGATAGATTGTCTCCTTTGACAGAG GAGGAGCTACAAGAATATACAcaggctaaaaaaaaatattttggagttATTACAACCATGTCAGGGTTGAGTCCCAATGAG GAGttggaaaaacttaaaaagattGTAGCAGATAAAGATCAAGTGCTTGAGCATCAACAACGAGAGCTTGAGCATAAAAATCGAGAGCTTGAGCAACTGAGATCTTCTTTAACGGCATCAGCTCCATAG